A region of Vitis riparia cultivar Riparia Gloire de Montpellier isolate 1030 chromosome 1, EGFV_Vit.rip_1.0, whole genome shotgun sequence DNA encodes the following proteins:
- the LOC117925228 gene encoding MLP-like protein 43 → MALIAKVETETKIKAPADKFFKLFKSQAHHLPNICSDKIHKIEVHEGDWETQGSVKHWSYTIGGNSQSIKETVESIDEENRSMTFKVLDGEVLKEYKSYKFTAQAIPKGEGCLVIWTIEYEKASEGGPDPHNYLEFAVNITKDIESHLLNA, encoded by the exons ATGGCTCTAATTGCTAAAGTGGAGACTGAAACAAAGATCAAAGCACCTGCTGATAAGTTCTTTAAACTCTTCAAGAGCCAAGCACACCACCTTCCTAATATCTGCTCCGATAAAATACACAAAATCGAGGTACATGAAGGTGACTGGGAGACTCAGGGCTCCGTCAAGCATTGGAGTTACACCATTG GTGGGAATTCTCAGAGTATTAAAGAGACTGTGGAATCAATAGATGAAGAAAACAGGTCCATGACGTTCAAGGTTTTGGATGGGGAGGTGCTGAAAGAATACAAGAGCTACAAGTTCACCGCACAAGCGATACCAAAGGGGGAGGGCTGCTTGGTGATATGGACCATCGAATATGAGAAGGCAAGTGAGGGTGGCCCAGATCCCCATAACTACCTAGAGTTTGCAGTTAATATTACCAAAGATATCGAAAGTCACCTTCTCAATGCATAA